In one Sphingobacterium daejeonense genomic region, the following are encoded:
- a CDS encoding GDYXXLXY domain-containing protein, with the protein MKKLNIIIIVLNLIGLLVYFNYSIRQKEHILDNGRLVLLKLAPVDPRSLMQGDYMRLSYGIGENLFLDSLPKRGYVVLKLDENQVGHDVRFQQGRTPLNAGEVLVEFTRPNSWSINIGAESYFFQEGTGERYEKAEYGGLKVDEKGNSLLVGLYDGDGVRIDVRYEM; encoded by the coding sequence ATGAAAAAGCTTAATATTATTATAATCGTTTTAAACCTGATCGGTTTATTGGTTTATTTCAACTACAGCATCCGTCAGAAGGAACATATTCTTGACAATGGCCGATTGGTTTTATTGAAGTTAGCACCTGTTGATCCTCGATCATTAATGCAGGGTGATTATATGCGTCTATCATATGGCATTGGTGAGAACCTGTTTTTGGATAGTTTACCTAAAAGAGGTTATGTTGTATTAAAATTGGATGAGAACCAAGTTGGTCACGATGTTCGATTTCAACAAGGCAGAACTCCACTGAATGCTGGTGAAGTTTTGGTAGAATTTACAAGGCCAAATTCATGGAGCATCAATATTGGTGCTGAGTCTTATTTTTTCCAAGAAGGTACCGGTGAAAGATATGAAAAGGCGGAGTATGGCGGGTTAAAGGTTGATGAAAAAGGGAATAGTTTATTGGTGGGATTGTATGATGGGGATGGGGTTAGAATAGATGTGAGATATGAGATGTGA
- a CDS encoding DUF3127 domain-containing protein, with translation MEIRGKVHEIGATQQVTESFKKRDLIVAYAENPQFVEYIRFESTQDRVNIFDNLSVGDEVEVSFNLRGRPWTNKEGVTTYFNSLVAWRVTKVANNAQAAQAPGYADMPPVDISANSSDDDDLPF, from the coding sequence ATGGAAATAAGAGGAAAAGTACATGAAATAGGGGCGACGCAACAAGTAACTGAGTCTTTCAAAAAGAGAGATTTGATCGTTGCCTATGCTGAAAACCCACAATTTGTAGAGTATATTCGTTTCGAGTCAACACAAGACCGTGTTAATATATTTGATAATCTGTCTGTAGGGGATGAAGTTGAAGTTTCTTTCAACTTACGTGGTCGTCCTTGGACAAACAAAGAAGGTGTAACAACCTATTTTAACTCCCTAGTAGCATGGAGAGTAACAAAAGTTGCTAATAATGCGCAAGCAGCTCAAGCTCCAGGATACGCAGATATGCCGCCAGTAGATATATCAGCAAACTCATCAGATGATGACGATTTGCCATTCTAA
- a CDS encoding DUF4401 domain-containing protein yields the protein MEIKTEIQNILNVVEAKIGRGLNVDHSKMEIGLDHNRNNQALTIKVLSILGGILATLAFVVFLYVARFDKSQTALYCFSALFFILSLWMNKRYDKVLLDTISVCLYLLGYVLFGMATDISRVEPFVCHLLFSLFAIATLIISRSYILTFISVLIFTGSLIAVIFDFHHPDLLHVLLSITALMTVNFALNEAKFLKINFTSGKRYQAIRTGLTFSYLICLYFVGRSLSDENWAYNYISSAILISILMWLINCLLNRFHCEEMGKKIFIFIVVLVCLGFTAISPAISGSLLLLLLSFKVNYRTGVALGIMGFIYFIGMFYYDLNITLLQKSLIMFGSGVFFILLYFLIFKKSNSHEKA from the coding sequence ATGGAAATTAAGACTGAAATTCAAAATATTTTAAATGTCGTTGAGGCGAAAATAGGTCGAGGTCTGAATGTGGACCATTCAAAAATGGAAATAGGATTAGATCATAACCGTAACAATCAAGCATTGACTATTAAAGTATTGTCAATTTTAGGTGGCATTTTGGCAACTCTTGCTTTTGTTGTATTTCTTTATGTAGCCAGGTTTGACAAATCTCAAACTGCTTTATATTGCTTTTCGGCTTTGTTTTTTATTCTATCACTATGGATGAATAAAAGATATGACAAAGTTCTCTTGGACACCATTTCAGTGTGTCTGTATTTATTAGGGTATGTATTATTTGGAATGGCTACTGATATTTCTAGGGTTGAACCTTTTGTATGCCATCTTTTATTCAGTCTGTTTGCTATAGCCACTTTGATAATTAGCAGGAGCTACATTCTTACTTTTATATCTGTATTGATTTTTACTGGTTCTTTAATAGCTGTAATTTTTGATTTCCATCATCCTGACCTTCTTCATGTGCTGCTTAGCATTACAGCATTAATGACGGTCAACTTTGCGCTAAATGAGGCAAAATTCTTAAAGATTAATTTTACTTCAGGAAAGCGATATCAAGCGATTCGGACTGGTCTTACTTTTTCGTATTTGATATGCCTTTATTTTGTTGGAAGAAGTTTGTCTGACGAAAATTGGGCATATAACTATATCAGTTCAGCAATTTTAATCTCCATATTGATGTGGCTGATCAATTGCTTATTAAATCGGTTCCATTGTGAAGAAATGGGGAAGAAGATATTTATTTTCATCGTTGTTTTGGTCTGTTTGGGGTTTACCGCCATTTCTCCAGCGATATCTGGATCTTTACTGTTGTTGCTGTTAAGTTTCAAAGTTAACTATAGGACAGGAGTTGCTTTGGGCATTATGGGTTTTATCTATTTCATAGGGATGTTTTATTATGATTTGAATATAACCTTACTTCAAAAATCGTTAATCATGTTTGGTTCAGGGGTATTCTTTATCCTTCTTTATTTTCTGATTTTCAAAAAATCGAATTCACATGAAAAAGCTTAA